The sequence ATCATCAACATGGCATCTGTTCCTACTGAATTTCGCGGCGTCACGGCAGTGACGAAGGCTAATGTGTACTTCGATGGCAAGGTCGTCAGCCACACAGTGCTATTCGCTGATCAAAGCAAAAAGACCCTGGGGCTGATCTATCCGGGTAAATTCCATTTCGGAACCGACAAGGCTGAACGGATGGAAATTGTGGCCGGCGAGTGCATCGTTAAACTGGACGGGCAGACCAGCCAAACCAGCTACAGCGCGGGGCAGTTCTTCGATGTCCCCGCCAAGTCAGGATTCGACATCGAGGTGAAATCCGGCATCTGCGAATACATCTGCTCGTTCCTAGGCTAACGCTGCCTAATTTTGGATTTTAGATTTTAGATTTTGGATTGGAACGGTGAAACGGTGACAGAGTTGGCGGTGGGGTCAGTTACCAGCTGTCACCGAGCAATAGGTCGTTGGTAATCCAAAATCAAAAATCCAAAATCTAAAATCCCTTCACCGGCTGGGGTTCTTTCTCTTCGACCCGGTAGAGGTGCTGGGCACTGCGCAGGAAAAGAGAGCGCCCATAAGCAGCGGGCGATGCGCGCATCCCGGGTGCCAGCTGATTCTGTCCTAGTACCTTGAATTTTCGTCCGATCTCCACGACCGTGCCTGTACCTTCCTCGTTAAAAACGTAGAGTTTGCCTCCACCCGCGATAGGCGAGGCCGAATAGGTGCCCGGCAACTGTTCACGCCACACCAGGTTCCCGAGTTTAGCCTCCACGCAACTGAGTAGTCCGGTATCCTCGAGGAGGAAGAGCAGATTCCCGACCATGAGAGGCGAAGCGTGGT comes from Verrucomicrobiales bacterium and encodes:
- a CDS encoding pyrimidine/purine nucleoside phosphorylase encodes the protein MASVPTEFRGVTAVTKANVYFDGKVVSHTVLFADQSKKTLGLIYPGKFHFGTDKAERMEIVAGECIVKLDGQTSQTSYSAGQFFDVPAKSGFDIEVKSGICEYICSFLG